The proteins below come from a single Rosa rugosa chromosome 2, drRosRugo1.1, whole genome shotgun sequence genomic window:
- the LOC133729175 gene encoding ubiquitin-like protein 5, which translates to MIEVVLNDRLGKKVKVKCNEDDTIGDLKKLVVAQTGTRADKIQIQKWYNIYKDHITLKDYEIHDGMGLELYYN; encoded by the coding sequence ATGATTGAGGTGGTTCTGAACGATCGGCTTGGAAAGAAGGTGAAGGTGAAGTGCAATGAGGACGACACCATCGGAGATCTGAAGAAGCTGGTTGTAGCTCAGACCGGAACCCGAGCCGATAAGATCCAAATCCAGAAGTGGTACAATATTTACAAGGATCACATCACTCTTAAGGATTATGAGATCCACGACGGCATGGGCCTCGAACTCTATTACAATTGA